Below is a window of Myroides profundi DNA.
GAGGTTTTGAATATTAAAATGGCTAATGGTCATACGCTTGCCTTTTTAGTAGAAGATTATGTAAGTCATTTAGAACACCATTTAGGTCAGATATTTGATGATTTTGACTTTAAGGCATAGGGATAAACAAGAAGAGGTTGACCTATACAGTCAACCTCTTCTTGTTTAGATAATACCTGTGTATTACTTAATAAAGTTAAGTGTCTTATCTGACCATTCACCGATAAGAGGTAATGGTTTTTTCTTTTCTCCAGCTGCATTAAGTATTCCCATAATCATATATAAAAGAATAATTAAGTATAATACTAGTGCTATCATGCCTGCAATGATTGGGAATATACCTGCTATTACTCGTATAACAAGTGATAAAACGAAGCTTAAGATTAATACACCAAATGATTGTCTTAGATGGTATTTTAGTAAATCATTTGCTTTTTCTTTTCCTACAAAGAATGCTACTAACCATCCAATTAATGTGATGTATGATACGATTGATAAGGTTTTATTGTCCATTTTATGAATTTTATTTGAAACAAATATCTGTATAATTGTCTCATATATTATTGTTTAGACTCGTCTATTTCGCAAAAATGGCTGTTTATGGGGATATTTAAGGAATGCATTATCCCGTTCAATTCATAACAAAAGATAAATCTATAAGGTCAAGTATTCTTACAGAATACCTTTCGTAGAGGAGATGCTTAAAATAGAAGCTGAGGTTCTAAAAAAAGGATTGAATAATTTGATAGTTAACTATTTATGTAAATTTTATAAGGTTCAATTCTCATTTTTAAATCTAAATACTATCTTTGCACCGAAATTCTTCCATTTAGGATTTCAAACATATATAATCTACACTTAAAAGTATATAGCATGCAACTGTATAACACATTAAGCGCAGAGGAAAGAGCTGAACTTATCGAGCAAGCGGGAGAGAACCGTTTGACTTTATCTTTCTATGCGTACGCCAAAATAGAAAACCCACAACAATTTAGAGACGATTTATTCCTAGCTTGGGATGCATTAGACGCTTTAGGACGTACTTATGTAGCTCATGAGGGGATCAATGCTCAAATGTCTGTGCCTGCATCTAAGTTTGATGCATTCAGAGAGACGTTAGAGCAGTATGACTTCATGAAAGGAATCCGTCTGAATGTAGCTGTAGAGCAAGATGACTTATCATTCTTAAAGCTAACAGTAAAGGTTAGACACAAGATCGTAGCTGATGGTCTAAACGATGATACATTCGATGTTACGAATAAGGGAATTCACTTAAAGGCAAAAGAATTCAACGAATTATTAGAAGACCCGAATACAGTAGTAGTGGACTTTAGAAACCACTATGAGAGTGAAGTAGGGCACTTCGTAGGAGCGATCACTCCAGACGTGGACACATTCCGTGAATCACTGCCAATCATTAAAGACCAATTAGAAGACATCAAAGAGGAGAAAAACTTATTGATGTACTGTACAGGAGGTATCCGCTGTGAGAAAGCATCAGCTTACTTTAAACACAACGGGTTTAAGAATGTATACCAATTAGAAGGAGGTATTATTGAATACACTCGTCAGGTAAAGGCTGAAGGATTAGAGAGTAAGTTCATCGGAAAGAACTTCGTGTTTGACCACCGTCTAGGAGAGCGTATCACAGACGATATTATCTCTAACTGCCACCAGTGTGGTAAACCATGTGATACTCACGTAAACTGTGCTAACGAAGCATGTCATTTACTGTTCATTCAGTGTGATGAGTGTGCTGAGAAGATGCATGGATGCTGTTCTGATGAGTGTTTAGATATCATTCAGTTACCAGAAGATGAACAAAAACGCTTGCGTCAAGGAGTACAAAAAGGAAACTTAGTATTCAAGAAAGGGCGCTCAGAGGCATTAAAGTTCCAAGGAGAACGCAGCGCTACTGATGAGATCAAAGCAGTGAAGGTAAGTGCAGTAACGCAAATCCGCAAGAAACAAGCAGAGCGAAAAGTTCTAATCGGGACAGCTCAACACTACTTTACTAAAGCAAGTGTAGGGCAGTTTATTGTTGACAAGGAGTTAAATGTTGGAGATAAAGTAGCTATTGTAGGGCCTACTACAGGTGATGAAAGACTAACTATAGAGAAGATGATGGTAAATGGAGTGGAAGTTAGTACAGCTAATAATGGAGATAAGGTGACTATGGAATTAGGTTTCCGTATTCGTAAAAACGACCAATTGTATAAAATAATAGATTAAGCATAAAGAATATGACAGTTTCAGGAAGAGTAGAGCTTATGGCTCCTGCAGGTAACTTCGAGTCTTTACAGGCCGCATTAGATAACGGTGCAGACTCAGTATATTTCGGAGTAGACCAGTTAAATATGCGTGCACGCTCTACGGTGAACTTTTCTATTGATGATTTAGAAGAGATTGCGAGAAGATGTAAAGAGAAGAATGTACGTACTTATTTGACATTAAACACTATCGTTTATGACCACGACTTATCAGTGGTGAAAACTTTATTGAATAAGGCAAAAGAGGCAGGGCTTACAGCAGTAATCGCATCTGACCAGGCAGTAATTGCATCTGCAAGAGCGATCGGGTTAGAAGTACATATCTCTACTCAACTAAATGTAACGAACATTGAGACTGTTAAGTTCTATAGCTTATTCGCTGATACTATCGTATTATCTCGTGAACTGAGCTTGCGACAAGTAAAAAAGATCACTGAAGCTATTGAAAGAGAACAAGTGAAAGGGCCTTCTGGCAATTTGGTAGAGATAGAGATCTTCGGTCATGGAGCATTGTGTATGGCAGTATCAGGGAAGTGCTATTTAAGTCTTCACTCACATAACTCTTCTGCAAACAGAGGAGCATGTAAACAAAACTGTCGTAAAAAATACACTGTAATAGATCAAGAGAGTGGTTTTGAGATCGAGATAGACAATGAGTATATGATGTCTCCTAAGGACTTATGTACTTTAGATTTCTTAGATCAAGTGATTGATGCTGGTACTAAGGTGTTGAAGATAGAGGGTAGAGGTAGAGCTCCTGAGTATGTAGCAACTGTGATTCGTACTTACCGTGAGGCTATTGATGCTATCGCTGATAGTACTTACTCTCAAGAGAAAGTAGCAGAATGGATGAAAGCTTTAGAAACGGTGTATAACCGTGGATTCTGGAGTGGATATTACTTAGGACAGAAATTGGGAGAGTGGAGTGATAATCCTGGTAGTAATGCAACTCAGAAAAAAGTGTATGTAGGTAAAGCTGCTCACTACTTCCAAAAAGCGTCTATCGGAGAGTTTAAAATAGAAGCTTATGATATCAAGGTAGGAGATAAGATTCTTATTACTGGACCTAGTACGGGAGCACAAGAGTTAATCGTAGAAGAATTATTCGTCAATGAGCAGAAGGTAGAGAAAGCGACTAAAGGAGATGACTGTACCATCAAGATTCCGTTTAGAATTCGCTTATCTGATAAACTGTATAAAATAGTAGAGGCATAATGGTCATAGTCACGCTACAACGCGATAAGTGTATCGGATGTAATTATTGTGTTGAGGTTGCTCCTCAGCAGTTTCAAATGTCTAAGAAAGATGGAAAGACTGTTTTATTGAAATCTTTGAATAATAAAGGATTTCATACGCTTAAGTCGCCAGATTATACTATTTTAGAGGCATGTGAACAAGCAGAGAAAGTTTGTCCAGTACATATCATTACCGTAAAAGATGTATAATATGAGAAAGATATATTATTTAAGTACTTGTACGACATGTAAGCGTATCATGGCTGAGATGCCAGAATTAGATACGTTTGAACTACAAGAGATTAAGAAGACCCCTGTAACAGAGCTACAGTTAGAAGAGATGTATAAGCAAGTGGGTAGCTATGAAAAACTATTCAATAAGCGTGCTCAACTGTACAAAAGTGAAGGGTTGAAAGACAAGAATCTTCAAGAAGATGATTTTAAAAAGCTTATTCTAGAGCAATACACTTTTCTAAATCGCCCAGTAATGTTTATCGACGGTAACATTTATGTT
It encodes the following:
- a CDS encoding rhodanese-related sulfurtransferase; the protein is MQLYNTLSAEERAELIEQAGENRLTLSFYAYAKIENPQQFRDDLFLAWDALDALGRTYVAHEGINAQMSVPASKFDAFRETLEQYDFMKGIRLNVAVEQDDLSFLKLTVKVRHKIVADGLNDDTFDVTNKGIHLKAKEFNELLEDPNTVVVDFRNHYESEVGHFVGAITPDVDTFRESLPIIKDQLEDIKEEKNLLMYCTGGIRCEKASAYFKHNGFKNVYQLEGGIIEYTRQVKAEGLESKFIGKNFVFDHRLGERITDDIISNCHQCGKPCDTHVNCANEACHLLFIQCDECAEKMHGCCSDECLDIIQLPEDEQKRLRQGVQKGNLVFKKGRSEALKFQGERSATDEIKAVKVSAVTQIRKKQAERKVLIGTAQHYFTKASVGQFIVDKELNVGDKVAIVGPTTGDERLTIEKMMVNGVEVSTANNGDKVTMELGFRIRKNDQLYKIID
- a CDS encoding U32 family peptidase, with translation MTVSGRVELMAPAGNFESLQAALDNGADSVYFGVDQLNMRARSTVNFSIDDLEEIARRCKEKNVRTYLTLNTIVYDHDLSVVKTLLNKAKEAGLTAVIASDQAVIASARAIGLEVHISTQLNVTNIETVKFYSLFADTIVLSRELSLRQVKKITEAIEREQVKGPSGNLVEIEIFGHGALCMAVSGKCYLSLHSHNSSANRGACKQNCRKKYTVIDQESGFEIEIDNEYMMSPKDLCTLDFLDQVIDAGTKVLKIEGRGRAPEYVATVIRTYREAIDAIADSTYSQEKVAEWMKALETVYNRGFWSGYYLGQKLGEWSDNPGSNATQKKVYVGKAAHYFQKASIGEFKIEAYDIKVGDKILITGPSTGAQELIVEELFVNEQKVEKATKGDDCTIKIPFRIRLSDKLYKIVEA
- a CDS encoding ferredoxin; amino-acid sequence: MVIVTLQRDKCIGCNYCVEVAPQQFQMSKKDGKTVLLKSLNNKGFHTLKSPDYTILEACEQAEKVCPVHIITVKDV
- a CDS encoding import component protein encodes the protein MDNKTLSIVSYITLIGWLVAFFVGKEKANDLLKYHLRQSFGVLILSFVLSLVIRVIAGIFPIIAGMIALVLYLIILLYMIMGILNAAGEKKKPLPLIGEWSDKTLNFIK
- a CDS encoding arsenate reductase family protein — protein: MRKIYYLSTCTTCKRIMAEMPELDTFELQEIKKTPVTELQLEEMYKQVGSYEKLFNKRAQLYKSEGLKDKNLQEDDFKKLILEQYTFLNRPVMFIDGNIYVGNSKKVVEAAIEQVKNK